A region of Anticarsia gemmatalis isolate Benzon Research Colony breed Stoneville strain chromosome 10, ilAntGemm2 primary, whole genome shotgun sequence DNA encodes the following proteins:
- the LOC142976102 gene encoding uncharacterized protein LOC142976102 isoform X1 — MKTKQASHTILYDSKDLNMDEDYERVHNTLQDAKKFSMYLMGVLQTYEKANKEFVKITDELKLSFESICAHDISGKRETSKMNIININNKPTDNPPETPCLTETASSLPYYSDIELNTSGNTILQSAANYNFFSTDVDHILNKKLPTETSAKHEVQNILKTVNQNNATVRLHGKVYNPKDNLETTNVNELNDTQTSIESSNKDAPLKPTITIAARAGVNTKVSNFSSTTGSTVYLSDVSKDEDRSIPSKQRTANRIYSKPNQIMKTLDSGFESNDTSIVLSTHKGKNGDINKGQQWPLKKLPEKDGFKKYIKSKRLQGKESLNAKSKLELEIKEPLKLHKKSGRTTYIDKEVSCKNIPIPVKSSLDDVEKHLRDIMNDTAAQSSIEYIKNENTIHRNNTSSSSRVCEGQKVKFLVVRKVSDHTVLIKWSQPRERTQIQGYELLVDGRAAQTIFSPSKCMAVVTCLPHNDKILLTIRTITSALEAGRYPASTIIYRPRVK, encoded by the exons ATGAAAACGAAACAAGCATCGCATACTATACTTTACGACAGTAAAGATTTAAATATGGATGAAGATTACGAAAGGGTTCATAATACTCTACAAGATGCGAAGAAGTTTTCCATGTACTTAATGGGAGTGTTACAAACGTACGAAAAAGCAAACAAAGAATTCGTTAAAATAACCGATGAGCTTAAACTATCATTCGAATCAATCTGTGCTCACGATATATCTGGTAAAAGGGAAACAAGCAAAatgaatattatcaatattaacaACAAACCCACAGATAATCCTCCAGAAACCCCATGTTTAACTGAAACTGCGTCATCGTTGCCATATTATTCTGACATCGAATTAAATACATCtggaaatacaattttacaaagtGCAGCGAACTATAATTTCTTTTCTACCGATGTGGATCACATTCTAAATAAAAAGCTACCAACTGAAACATCAGCTAAACAtgaagtacaaaatatattaaagacaGTTAATCAAAATAACGCTACTGTGAGGCTTCATGGCAAAGTTTATAACCCAAAAGATAATCTGGAAACAACAAACGTTAACGAGTTGAATGATACCCAAACATCAATTGAATCAAGCAATAAAGATGCACCGTTGAAACCTACGATTACTATAGCAGCAAGAGCTGGTGTCAATACAAAAGTATCAAATTTTTCATCGACAACAGGGTCTACGGTGTATTTATCAGATGTATCAAAAGACGAAGATAGATCGATTCCCTCTAAACAACGAACAGCGAATAGAATATACAGTAAGCCGAACCAAATTATGAAAACGTTAGATTCTGGGTTCGAGAGCAACGATACTTCTATAGTTTTATCCACTCATAAAGGTAAAAACGGCGATATTAATAAA GGTCAGCAGTGGCCACTGAAGAAACTTCCGGAAAAGGATGGTTTCAAAAAGTATATAAAGAGCAAACGACTTCAAGGGAAAGAATCGCTAAATGCTAAG AGTAAACTAGAATTGGAAATAAAAGAACCATTGAAACTCCATAAGAAATCTGGTCGAACTACATACATCGATAAAGAAGTATCGTGTAAAAACATCCCGATACCGGTAAAATCATCATTG gATGACGTAGAAAAACACCTTAGAGACATAATGAACGATACGGCGGCGCAATCTTCAattgaatacattaaaaatgaaaatacaatTCACAGAAATAACACCTCTTCAAGCTCAAGA GTCTGCGAAGGACAAAAAGTGAAGTTTCTCGTGGTAAGGAAAGTGTCTGATCACACCGTACTGATCAAATGGAGCCAACCACGAGAACGCACCCAGATCCAGGGATACGAG CTTTTAGTTGACGGACGAGCGGCGCAGACAATATTCAGTCCATCTAAATGTATGGCAGTGGTGACGTGTCTGCCACACAACGATAAGATACTTCTAACTATTCGCACTATCACATCAGCGCTGGAAGCCGGCCGTTATCCTGCTTCGACAATCATTTACCGACCGCGTGTGAAGTAA
- the LOC142976102 gene encoding uncharacterized protein LOC142976102 isoform X2, with translation MKTKQASHTILYDSKDLNMDEDYERVHNTLQDAKKFSMYLMGVLQTYEKANKEFVKITDELKLSFESICAHDISGKRETSKMNIININNKPTDNPPETPCLTETASSLPYYSDIELNTSGNTILQSAANYNFFSTDVDHILNKKLPTETSAKHEVQNILKTVNQNNATVRLHGKVYNPKDNLETTNVNELNDTQTSIESSNKDAPLKPTITIAARAGVNTKVSNFSSTTGSTVYLSDVSKDEDRSIPSKQRTANRIYSKPNQIMKTLDSGFESNDTSIVLSTHKGKNGDINKGQQWPLKKLPEKDGFKKYIKSKRLQGKESLNAKSKLELEIKEPLKLHKKSGRTTYIDKEVSCKNIPIPDDVEKHLRDIMNDTAAQSSIEYIKNENTIHRNNTSSSSRVCEGQKVKFLVVRKVSDHTVLIKWSQPRERTQIQGYELLVDGRAAQTIFSPSKCMAVVTCLPHNDKILLTIRTITSALEAGRYPASTIIYRPRVK, from the exons ATGAAAACGAAACAAGCATCGCATACTATACTTTACGACAGTAAAGATTTAAATATGGATGAAGATTACGAAAGGGTTCATAATACTCTACAAGATGCGAAGAAGTTTTCCATGTACTTAATGGGAGTGTTACAAACGTACGAAAAAGCAAACAAAGAATTCGTTAAAATAACCGATGAGCTTAAACTATCATTCGAATCAATCTGTGCTCACGATATATCTGGTAAAAGGGAAACAAGCAAAatgaatattatcaatattaacaACAAACCCACAGATAATCCTCCAGAAACCCCATGTTTAACTGAAACTGCGTCATCGTTGCCATATTATTCTGACATCGAATTAAATACATCtggaaatacaattttacaaagtGCAGCGAACTATAATTTCTTTTCTACCGATGTGGATCACATTCTAAATAAAAAGCTACCAACTGAAACATCAGCTAAACAtgaagtacaaaatatattaaagacaGTTAATCAAAATAACGCTACTGTGAGGCTTCATGGCAAAGTTTATAACCCAAAAGATAATCTGGAAACAACAAACGTTAACGAGTTGAATGATACCCAAACATCAATTGAATCAAGCAATAAAGATGCACCGTTGAAACCTACGATTACTATAGCAGCAAGAGCTGGTGTCAATACAAAAGTATCAAATTTTTCATCGACAACAGGGTCTACGGTGTATTTATCAGATGTATCAAAAGACGAAGATAGATCGATTCCCTCTAAACAACGAACAGCGAATAGAATATACAGTAAGCCGAACCAAATTATGAAAACGTTAGATTCTGGGTTCGAGAGCAACGATACTTCTATAGTTTTATCCACTCATAAAGGTAAAAACGGCGATATTAATAAA GGTCAGCAGTGGCCACTGAAGAAACTTCCGGAAAAGGATGGTTTCAAAAAGTATATAAAGAGCAAACGACTTCAAGGGAAAGAATCGCTAAATGCTAAG AGTAAACTAGAATTGGAAATAAAAGAACCATTGAAACTCCATAAGAAATCTGGTCGAACTACATACATCGATAAAGAAGTATCGTGTAAAAACATCCCGATACCG gATGACGTAGAAAAACACCTTAGAGACATAATGAACGATACGGCGGCGCAATCTTCAattgaatacattaaaaatgaaaatacaatTCACAGAAATAACACCTCTTCAAGCTCAAGA GTCTGCGAAGGACAAAAAGTGAAGTTTCTCGTGGTAAGGAAAGTGTCTGATCACACCGTACTGATCAAATGGAGCCAACCACGAGAACGCACCCAGATCCAGGGATACGAG CTTTTAGTTGACGGACGAGCGGCGCAGACAATATTCAGTCCATCTAAATGTATGGCAGTGGTGACGTGTCTGCCACACAACGATAAGATACTTCTAACTATTCGCACTATCACATCAGCGCTGGAAGCCGGCCGTTATCCTGCTTCGACAATCATTTACCGACCGCGTGTGAAGTAA